The Methylomusa anaerophila genome has a segment encoding these proteins:
- the recR gene encoding recombination mediator RecR, with product MQYIAPLAKLVEQFRRLPGVGPKSAARMAYHILKMDKEQAQALAQAVLEAKEKIHYCSVCFNLTDCDPCQTCSSEGRDHKLICVVEEPKDVVAMERTKEYHGLYHVLHGVLSPLDGIGPEELKLKELISRVKENVEEVIVATNPDVEGEATAMYIAKLLKPLGIKVTRIAHGLPMGGDLEYADEVTLSKALENRREI from the coding sequence ATGCAATACATAGCACCATTGGCGAAATTGGTGGAACAATTTCGCCGTTTGCCGGGGGTAGGCCCTAAATCAGCCGCCAGAATGGCCTATCATATTCTGAAGATGGATAAAGAACAAGCCCAAGCCCTGGCGCAAGCAGTGTTGGAAGCGAAAGAAAAAATTCATTACTGCTCGGTTTGTTTCAACCTCACCGATTGTGATCCTTGCCAGACCTGTAGCTCCGAGGGGCGTGACCATAAACTGATTTGTGTCGTAGAGGAACCCAAAGATGTTGTGGCTATGGAGCGTACCAAGGAATATCACGGACTTTATCATGTTCTTCATGGCGTATTGTCTCCCCTTGATGGGATTGGTCCGGAGGAACTCAAACTGAAAGAACTGATCTCCCGGGTAAAAGAAAATGTGGAAGAGGTTATCGTAGCTACAAATCCGGATGTTGAAGGCGAAGCCACAGCCATGTATATTGCCAAACTTCTAAAACCCTTGGGCATTAAAGTGACCAGAATCGCCCATGGATTGCCGATGGGCGGGGATCTGGAGTACGCAGACGAGGTGACCCTTTCCAAGGCGCTTGAGAACCGGCGGGAAATATGA
- a CDS encoding ABC transporter ATP-binding protein, translating to MSQPNNRPGDNKSQYGNRVSGGPARPGRSFGGARGGEGPVIKPKNFSGTIRRLWSYLSKERKFLAIILIFILFDAAITLLSPYIVGVSIDAMSSRSPAAFGMLELLLIILVIAYAADGLVTFFQGWLMAGVSQRIVKDLRQALFGKLQKLPVAYFDTHTHGELMSRLANDVDNVSNSISQSVTQVMSGFIAITGSLIMMLVLSPLLTLASLITVPLVILLTRTISRKTSVLFKDQQEQLGKLNAHVEETISGIQVIKAFNHEDKVIAGFDAVNMKLCEVGVKAQIWSGFLMPIMNVINNVGFAAIALVGGILAVKNVITVGMIASFLGYSRQFVRPINDLANIFNILQSGVAGAERVFEVLDEQEEAADLPAAIVLENPKGDVVFENVSFGYRPDVPVLKNVSFESGSGSSTALVGPTGAGKTTIVNLLTRFYDVTGGRILIDGRDIREYTRDSLRKCFGIVLQDTYLFAGTVKDNIKYGKPDAADEEVEAAAAMANADVFIKRLAKQYDTMLSENGGNLSQGQRQLLAIARVILANPSILILDEATSSIDTRTELYIQDALFNIMKDRTTFIIAHRLNTIRGADMIMVIDHGEIVERGSHNFLIDKQGVYYRMFFNQFKNMEELYKT from the coding sequence ATGTCTCAGCCAAATAACCGGCCTGGCGATAACAAAAGCCAGTACGGTAATCGGGTTTCGGGTGGTCCGGCAAGGCCTGGCAGAAGCTTTGGGGGCGCCCGTGGCGGTGAAGGACCGGTTATTAAGCCGAAAAATTTTAGCGGGACTATCCGCAGACTGTGGTCTTATCTAAGCAAGGAAAGAAAGTTTCTGGCCATCATCTTAATTTTTATTTTATTTGATGCGGCCATCACGCTTTTAAGTCCATATATCGTTGGGGTTTCTATCGATGCTATGTCTTCCCGCAGCCCGGCCGCCTTTGGAATGCTGGAATTGCTGCTGATAATACTTGTTATAGCGTATGCTGCCGACGGCTTGGTTACCTTTTTTCAAGGCTGGCTGATGGCAGGTGTATCACAACGGATTGTAAAGGATCTTAGGCAGGCATTGTTCGGCAAGCTTCAGAAACTTCCTGTGGCTTATTTTGATACCCATACCCATGGGGAATTAATGAGCAGATTAGCCAACGATGTTGATAATGTAAGCAATTCAATATCTCAGTCGGTAACCCAGGTGATGTCCGGGTTTATTGCCATAACCGGCTCTTTAATCATGATGCTCGTGTTGAGCCCCTTGCTCACATTGGCCAGCCTAATCACCGTACCGCTGGTAATTTTACTTACGCGAACAATTTCCCGAAAAACCAGCGTATTGTTTAAAGACCAGCAAGAACAGCTGGGAAAGCTAAATGCCCACGTTGAGGAAACCATTTCAGGAATACAGGTAATTAAGGCATTTAATCACGAAGATAAAGTGATTGCCGGTTTTGATGCCGTAAATATGAAGTTGTGTGAAGTGGGAGTGAAGGCGCAAATTTGGTCGGGTTTTTTAATGCCAATTATGAATGTAATTAATAATGTCGGTTTTGCTGCTATTGCTCTTGTCGGGGGTATCCTCGCGGTAAAAAATGTCATTACCGTTGGTATGATAGCCAGCTTCTTGGGCTATTCCCGGCAATTTGTAAGGCCAATTAACGATCTGGCCAATATTTTTAATATTCTTCAGTCCGGGGTGGCGGGCGCCGAGAGAGTGTTTGAAGTGCTTGATGAACAGGAGGAAGCCGCTGATTTACCGGCTGCGATAGTATTGGAAAATCCCAAGGGTGATGTGGTTTTTGAAAATGTTAGTTTCGGTTATCGGCCGGATGTACCAGTGTTGAAGAATGTCAGCTTTGAATCAGGCAGCGGCAGCAGTACCGCCCTCGTAGGCCCGACGGGAGCGGGGAAAACCACCATTGTGAATTTGTTAACACGATTTTATGATGTAACCGGCGGCAGAATTTTAATTGACGGCAGGGACATAAGAGAATATACCAGGGATAGCCTGCGAAAATGCTTTGGGATAGTCCTGCAGGATACTTATTTATTTGCCGGTACTGTTAAAGATAATATTAAATATGGTAAACCAGACGCTGCCGATGAGGAAGTAGAAGCCGCCGCCGCAATGGCCAACGCCGATGTTTTTATCAAACGTCTCGCTAAACAGTATGATACAATGCTATCAGAGAATGGCGGGAATTTAAGCCAGGGACAACGGCAGCTTTTGGCAATCGCCAGAGTAATTTTAGCTAACCCGTCCATACTCATCCTGGACGAAGCTACGAGTAGTATTGACACCCGCACCGAGCTTTACATCCAGGATGCATTATTCAATATCATGAAAGACCGGACTACGTTTATCATTGCGCACAGACTGAATACCATACGCGGTGCGGATATGATTATGGTAATAGATCATGGTGAAATTGTCGAAAGGGGCAGTCACAATTTTTTAATAGATAAGCAAGGAGTATATTATAGGATGTTTTTTAACCAGTTTAAAAATATGGAGGAACTTTATAAAACATGA
- a CDS encoding YaaL family protein, whose product MWSNFLRILSWGSEGSEHKIMDSLSVVVEQARQEWLYAQTLYDIVTDPDLIDHAAYLIKATEKKYIYLLRKARHEGVCRSPAQHFAVQNGMVRRGC is encoded by the coding sequence ATGTGGAGCAACTTTTTAAGAATACTCTCCTGGGGCTCCGAAGGATCAGAGCATAAAATAATGGATTCGTTGTCTGTGGTAGTGGAACAAGCCAGGCAAGAATGGCTGTATGCCCAAACATTATATGATATAGTAACGGACCCGGATCTTATTGACCATGCAGCATACTTAATCAAAGCCACTGAGAAAAAGTATATTTATCTTCTGCGTAAAGCCCGTCATGAAGGTGTATGCCGTTCGCCGGCCCAACATTTTGCGGTTCAGAACGGTATGGTAAGAAGGGGTTGCTGA
- a CDS encoding pro-sigmaK processing inhibitor BofA family protein encodes MPNLQMFGFEFNVIIAYIFGIILIYLIGRVFLMPIKLVFKLIYNALIGGLMLWVVNFIGSHFAFTIGINPVTALIAGFLGLPGVVLLILFKIFIG; translated from the coding sequence ATGCCTAATCTGCAGATGTTCGGATTTGAGTTTAATGTAATTATTGCTTATATATTTGGGATAATATTAATTTATCTTATCGGACGGGTCTTCTTAATGCCGATTAAATTGGTATTCAAATTAATCTACAATGCCCTGATAGGCGGACTTATGTTATGGGTGGTCAATTTTATCGGCAGTCATTTTGCTTTTACCATCGGGATTAATCCTGTTACCGCCTTAATTGCCGGCTTTTTGGGGTTGCCGGGAGTGGTTTTGCTTATCTTATTTAAAATATTTATTGGTTAA
- the dnaX gene encoding DNA polymerase III subunit gamma/tau codes for MAYVALYRKWRPQDFDTLIGQEHVSVTLKNAIAADKIAHAYLFSGPRGTGKTSTAKILAKSLNCLNGPTPNPCNQCSNCQRITTGTSMDVFEIDAASNRGIDEIRDLRETVKFAPVDGRYKVYIIDEVHMLTTEAFNALLKTLEEPPAHVIFVLATTEPHKIPATIHSRCQRYDFRRIGVADIEKQLTTVAVNSGLNADAEALRLIAVQADGGMRDALSILDQCAAAQDGVITPDQVRRLLGLIGHEWVWQITEGLAKRDTPTVLVKLDELINLGKDIRQLLVELTLHFRSLMLYKAAPDLENIEMYSDDKRVLSNQSAWFSHEELVRILEMLHTAANEARWAQEPRIVIEMTFISICRRTAGSDLTSLIERVAALEAKLANASALPVAAAAAKPQPSVVRETPAIPVVPPKGKKVSPPARPEPAKEPQVREEVPASLTEIWAAVLKELLTTGKRSVHACVMQGQLASLTDNQAVVRFTAGFPKERTEKDDFRLIVEKVLAQVSGQQVRLTCTLGQDEPARPALPSQESSARPQEVEAAEPGEEHPAVQQARILFGGKIIKIDDTNQSES; via the coding sequence ATGGCCTATGTGGCATTGTATCGCAAATGGCGGCCCCAGGATTTTGATACCCTCATCGGACAGGAGCATGTAAGCGTAACCTTAAAAAATGCAATTGCCGCCGACAAAATTGCCCACGCCTATCTTTTTTCGGGTCCCAGAGGCACCGGTAAAACAAGTACAGCCAAGATTCTTGCCAAATCTTTAAATTGCCTCAACGGACCGACCCCCAACCCATGCAATCAATGTTCCAATTGCCAGCGTATTACTACCGGTACGTCAATGGATGTGTTCGAAATTGATGCCGCATCCAACCGCGGCATTGACGAAATCCGCGATCTTAGGGAGACTGTCAAGTTTGCACCGGTGGACGGACGGTACAAGGTATATATCATAGATGAAGTACATATGTTAACCACTGAGGCCTTTAATGCCCTCCTGAAAACACTGGAAGAGCCTCCGGCCCATGTAATTTTCGTCTTGGCTACTACCGAACCCCATAAAATTCCGGCAACCATTCATTCCCGCTGCCAGAGATATGATTTCCGGCGGATTGGCGTTGCCGATATAGAAAAGCAGTTAACAACAGTAGCTGTCAACAGCGGTCTTAACGCTGATGCCGAAGCCTTGCGCTTGATTGCAGTCCAAGCGGACGGCGGGATGAGAGATGCGCTTAGCATTCTTGACCAATGCGCTGCTGCCCAAGATGGTGTCATTACTCCGGATCAAGTACGAAGACTGCTCGGCCTTATTGGGCATGAATGGGTTTGGCAGATAACGGAGGGATTGGCTAAAAGGGATACCCCGACTGTCCTGGTTAAATTGGATGAACTTATTAATTTGGGTAAGGATATTCGTCAGCTCCTTGTGGAACTCACGCTCCATTTTCGCAGCCTTATGCTTTATAAAGCGGCGCCGGACCTGGAAAATATAGAAATGTACAGTGACGATAAAAGGGTATTGTCTAATCAGAGTGCCTGGTTCAGCCATGAAGAACTTGTCCGTATCCTGGAAATGTTGCATACCGCCGCGAATGAAGCGCGATGGGCCCAGGAACCCCGAATCGTAATCGAAATGACTTTTATTTCCATTTGCCGCCGAACAGCTGGCAGCGATTTGACTTCACTTATTGAGCGGGTGGCTGCCCTTGAGGCCAAGCTGGCAAATGCCTCAGCCTTGCCTGTGGCTGCCGCCGCGGCAAAGCCTCAACCGTCTGTAGTGAGGGAAACTCCGGCAATTCCTGTTGTCCCGCCTAAGGGAAAAAAGGTTTCCCCGCCTGCCCGGCCTGAGCCGGCAAAAGAGCCGCAAGTTAGAGAGGAAGTACCTGCCAGCTTGACGGAAATCTGGGCGGCGGTACTTAAGGAGCTTTTAACCACAGGTAAACGTTCGGTGCATGCCTGTGTTATGCAAGGACAGCTGGCCTCCCTAACCGACAATCAGGCAGTTGTCCGCTTTACAGCCGGTTTTCCGAAAGAACGTACGGAAAAGGATGATTTTCGGCTGATTGTGGAAAAGGTGTTGGCACAAGTTAGCGGCCAACAGGTCCGTTTGACGTGCACCCTCGGGCAGGATGAACCTGCCCGGCCGGCTCTCCCGTCCCAAGAGTCTTCTGCTCGGCCGCAGGAGGTCGAAGCGGCGGAGCCGGGGGAGGAACATCCGGCCGTGCAACAGGCACGGATTCTTTTCGGTGGCAAAATCATTAAAATAGATGATACTAATCAAAGTGAATCATAA
- a CDS encoding YaaL family protein, with protein sequence MKSIWLNTIGSRVQDHTQAEKETLSILEQLDSARQEWINAQNYYDNVLDKDLIDHAAYLLKAAERKYIYLLKVAKEKGIRQHPF encoded by the coding sequence GTGAAATCAATATGGTTAAATACGATAGGCAGTCGGGTGCAGGACCATACACAAGCTGAAAAAGAAACATTGTCTATTCTGGAACAACTGGATTCGGCCCGGCAAGAGTGGATTAACGCCCAGAACTATTATGATAATGTTTTGGATAAGGATTTGATTGACCATGCGGCCTATCTACTGAAAGCGGCGGAAAGAAAGTATATCTACCTGTTAAAAGTGGCAAAAGAAAAAGGGATCAGGCAGCACCCCTTTTAA
- a CDS encoding phenylacetate--CoA ligase family protein: protein MYWNQPAETMEREQLRSLQAGRLKELVDRIYRQQPFYRSKMQEQGLLPQDINSLEDIAKLPFTVKQDMRDNYPYGLFAVAPTEIIRIHASSGTTGRPTVVGYTKRDIGIWSEVMARALTGVGVTKQSFVQIAYGYGLFTGGLGVHYGAELIGASVIPISSGNTARQIMLMKDFGTTTIACTPSYALYIAETMREMEIDPRKTSLKVGVFGAEPWSERMRGEIEEQLGIKAVDIYGLSEIIGPGVACECLAQNGLHINEDHFYPEIINPVTGDVLPDGEKGELVLTTLTKDGMPMIRYRTRDLTMLEREVCSCGRTLVRMSKVLGRSDDMLIIRGVNVFPSQVETVLLSIGETSPHYQLIVDRKDNLDCLTVLVEVTDDLFSDEVKRLEALEHKIKSELASALSVSATVRLVGSKTIERSEGKAKRVIDNRKL, encoded by the coding sequence TTGTATTGGAATCAACCGGCAGAGACCATGGAAAGGGAACAGCTGCGTTCTTTGCAGGCAGGCAGGCTAAAGGAACTGGTGGACCGGATATACCGGCAGCAGCCTTTTTACCGCTCCAAAATGCAGGAACAAGGTTTGTTACCACAAGACATCAATAGTTTAGAAGATATAGCCAAACTTCCCTTTACTGTTAAACAGGATATGCGGGATAATTATCCTTACGGTCTCTTTGCCGTCGCACCAACCGAGATTATTCGCATTCACGCATCAAGCGGAACTACCGGCCGGCCGACGGTAGTAGGCTACACCAAGCGGGACATTGGTATTTGGTCCGAAGTAATGGCCCGTGCTCTTACCGGTGTGGGCGTCACCAAGCAATCATTCGTACAAATTGCTTACGGCTACGGTCTGTTTACAGGGGGGCTGGGCGTACATTACGGTGCGGAACTTATTGGCGCCTCGGTCATCCCGATCTCTAGCGGCAATACTGCCAGACAAATCATGTTGATGAAAGATTTTGGCACCACCACTATCGCCTGTACTCCCTCATATGCTTTGTACATTGCGGAAACTATGCGGGAAATGGAGATTGATCCGCGCAAGACTTCGCTGAAAGTAGGAGTATTTGGGGCGGAGCCCTGGTCGGAACGTATGCGGGGCGAGATCGAGGAACAGCTGGGTATAAAGGCTGTTGACATCTATGGATTGAGCGAAATCATTGGCCCGGGGGTTGCCTGCGAATGTCTGGCGCAGAATGGACTGCATATTAATGAAGACCACTTTTATCCGGAAATTATCAATCCGGTAACAGGCGATGTACTGCCTGACGGTGAAAAAGGGGAATTGGTGCTGACAACCCTTACCAAAGATGGAATGCCCATGATACGTTACCGTACGCGTGATCTTACCATGCTGGAGCGGGAGGTCTGCTCATGCGGCAGAACGCTTGTCCGCATGAGCAAGGTTCTGGGCCGGAGCGACGATATGCTGATCATCAGAGGGGTAAATGTATTTCCGTCTCAGGTGGAAACTGTTCTCTTAAGTATTGGAGAGACTTCGCCTCATTATCAGCTAATTGTCGACCGCAAGGATAACTTAGATTGTCTGACTGTTCTGGTAGAGGTGACTGACGATTTATTTTCTGATGAAGTAAAAAGATTAGAAGCCTTAGAACATAAAATTAAATCGGAATTAGCCAGCGCTTTAAGTGTCTCTGCTACTGTACGGCTGGTTGGCTCCAAAACTATCGAGCGCAGCGAAGGAAAGGCCAAGCGGGTAATTGATAATCGGAAGCTATAA
- a CDS encoding ABC transporter ATP-binding protein, which translates to MQFLYRYIKKYWQQFFIAVVFVTLETLCDLLQPTIMSQIIDVGVAGRQMDYILRMGGLMLFVTAVGALAASSRNIISSTVSQNFGTELRADLYRKIQSLSFANMDKLDRASLVTRLTNDVTQVQLLVNGLMRIFLKAPLLCIGGLIMAIHLNSRLAVVLAVVVPVVGVLIAINIKIGFPLFIKVQNALDQVNSVMREYLSGIRVVRAFNRFDYEVAKFEKTNKEYQSRSVTAMRVLAAFSPSVALTVNFGIVAVLWLGGLGVNSGQIQVGHIIAFTNYMTQILFALMIIFLVFNMFVRARASAGRIGEVFLQDNGMKWEMDVEPDNGLTGRIDFENVFFTYEGAASDAVIKNINLTCMPGETVGIIGSTGAGKSSLVGLIPRFYDVTAGSVKVNGEDVKNINPRRLREKIAVVPQKTLLFTGTISDNLRWGKEDASQQEIEAAAKIAAAHNFIMAFPEGYQTRLGQGGVNLSGGQKQRISIARALVRKPAILIMDDCTSAVDVVTETKIRESLKKYVDNLTCLIIAQRITSVMDADKIVVLDNGEIIGIGTHEELMKSCAVYQEIFQSQMGKETQTYVSAK; encoded by the coding sequence ATGCAATTTTTATATCGTTATATAAAGAAATACTGGCAACAATTTTTTATTGCGGTTGTTTTTGTAACCCTGGAAACTCTATGTGATCTTTTGCAGCCGACGATCATGTCCCAAATTATTGATGTGGGTGTAGCCGGACGGCAAATGGACTATATATTGCGTATGGGCGGCCTGATGTTATTCGTTACGGCGGTGGGAGCTTTAGCAGCGTCCAGCCGCAATATTATATCCAGTACTGTATCACAAAATTTTGGGACTGAGCTTAGGGCAGACTTGTACCGAAAGATTCAAAGCCTTTCCTTTGCCAATATGGATAAGCTGGACAGAGCATCTTTGGTGACTCGATTGACAAATGATGTTACGCAAGTGCAACTGCTGGTGAACGGGCTGATGAGGATTTTTTTGAAGGCGCCCCTGTTGTGCATCGGCGGCCTGATAATGGCCATACATCTAAATTCCCGCTTGGCAGTGGTGCTGGCAGTGGTGGTTCCGGTTGTTGGCGTACTGATCGCAATTAACATAAAAATTGGTTTCCCGCTTTTTATTAAGGTTCAGAACGCCCTTGATCAGGTAAACAGTGTCATGAGGGAGTATTTATCCGGCATTAGAGTTGTCAGGGCCTTTAACCGATTTGATTATGAAGTGGCAAAATTTGAAAAAACAAATAAAGAGTATCAATCCCGGTCGGTTACCGCCATGCGCGTGCTGGCCGCATTTAGCCCCAGCGTCGCCCTGACGGTGAACTTCGGTATAGTTGCGGTACTTTGGCTGGGAGGATTAGGGGTGAATAGCGGACAAATACAAGTAGGTCATATAATTGCTTTTACAAATTATATGACCCAAATTCTCTTTGCCCTGATGATTATTTTTCTGGTTTTCAATATGTTTGTGCGGGCCAGAGCTTCAGCCGGCCGGATTGGGGAAGTGTTTTTGCAGGACAATGGTATGAAGTGGGAAATGGATGTTGAACCGGATAACGGCCTAACAGGCAGAATTGATTTTGAAAATGTATTCTTTACGTATGAAGGGGCAGCCAGCGATGCTGTGATCAAGAATATTAACCTAACCTGCATGCCGGGGGAAACAGTGGGCATTATCGGCTCAACAGGCGCCGGCAAGAGCAGTTTGGTAGGCTTGATTCCGCGTTTTTACGATGTAACCGCCGGCTCTGTTAAGGTGAACGGCGAAGATGTTAAGAACATAAATCCCCGGCGACTAAGAGAAAAAATAGCGGTTGTGCCGCAAAAAACACTATTGTTTACCGGTACCATCAGCGATAACCTCAGATGGGGAAAAGAAGATGCCTCTCAGCAAGAAATCGAAGCAGCGGCCAAAATCGCTGCGGCGCATAATTTTATTATGGCCTTCCCCGAAGGCTATCAAACAAGGCTGGGGCAAGGCGGGGTCAATTTATCCGGCGGGCAAAAACAACGTATATCCATTGCCAGGGCTTTGGTTAGAAAACCGGCGATTCTTATTATGGATGATTGCACCAGCGCGGTAGATGTGGTTACGGAGACAAAAATAAGGGAATCCTTAAAAAAATATGTGGATAATCTTACTTGCCTTATAATTGCCCAGCGGATTACATCCGTAATGGACGCGGATAAAATTGTTGTATTGGACAATGGGGAAATTATTGGCATAGGTACGCATGAAGAACTAATGAAAAGCTGCGCTGTTTACCAGGAAATTTTTCAATCCCAGATGGGTAAGGAGACACAAACCTATGTCTCAGCCAAATAA
- a CDS encoding N-acetylmuramoyl-L-alanine amidase family protein, whose product MSNSRYISVLLFLILFTLQIVWASPIEAASQANPVELAGIRFAVHTDAITGDNKLRLVVDVAGPVQATASLDSGPASRLTVDIKGASAGKIAGTLALDGNIAGDVNISSVDPSTSRLIINLPLRIEESDYKIFTLPNDPTANKPFRVVVDIIKPPPLPAFHYTPGLSGKIIAIDPGHGGTDPGAIGPGGSQEKTVTLAVALKVKELLEKAGATVYMTRMDDRDVYAPNDGATEELNARVVVGNQNNADIFLDIHANAFQNPNVGGTATYYYRKSLYDKLLAQNLQNSVVNVDGLNNRGVNQANFYVLKYTRMPAALVELAFISNPDEEKLLNSPEFQQKIAQGLVDALDSFFTQAAKIGGGASASSN is encoded by the coding sequence TTGTCAAACAGCAGATATATTTCTGTGTTATTGTTCCTGATATTATTTACATTGCAAATTGTGTGGGCTTCGCCAATTGAGGCTGCTTCCCAAGCCAATCCGGTTGAACTCGCCGGCATTCGTTTTGCCGTACATACCGACGCCATCACCGGGGACAACAAATTGCGGCTGGTGGTCGATGTTGCCGGTCCTGTGCAGGCAACGGCATCTTTAGACTCAGGGCCGGCCTCCCGTCTGACTGTAGACATTAAGGGAGCATCTGCCGGCAAGATTGCCGGAACCCTGGCTCTGGACGGAAATATTGCCGGTGATGTAAATATTTCATCTGTTGACCCGTCAACCAGCCGGCTGATCATTAATTTGCCGCTACGTATAGAGGAATCCGATTATAAAATATTTACCTTGCCCAATGATCCAACAGCCAATAAACCGTTCCGGGTTGTTGTTGATATTATTAAGCCGCCACCGCTGCCGGCGTTTCATTATACACCCGGATTAAGCGGCAAGATAATTGCGATAGATCCTGGCCACGGCGGCACGGACCCCGGAGCTATCGGCCCTGGCGGGAGTCAGGAAAAGACAGTGACCCTGGCCGTGGCTTTGAAAGTCAAGGAATTGCTTGAAAAAGCAGGAGCAACAGTATACATGACGCGAATGGATGATCGCGATGTGTATGCTCCCAACGACGGGGCGACAGAAGAACTCAACGCCCGGGTCGTGGTGGGCAATCAAAATAATGCGGATATATTTTTGGATATCCATGCCAATGCTTTTCAAAATCCTAACGTGGGGGGAACGGCCACTTATTACTACCGAAAGTCGCTATATGACAAACTGTTGGCGCAAAATTTACAGAACAGTGTTGTTAACGTTGACGGTCTAAATAACCGGGGAGTTAACCAGGCAAATTTTTATGTGCTTAAGTATACCCGAATGCCGGCTGCTCTCGTCGAGCTTGCTTTTATTTCAAACCCCGACGAGGAGAAATTGCTCAATTCACCTGAGTTTCAGCAAAAGATAGCGCAAGGACTCGTTGACGCATTAGATAGCTTTTTCACACAAGCGGCTAAAATAGGGGGTGGTGCCAGTGCTTCGTCAAACTAG
- a CDS encoding YbaB/EbfC family nucleoid-associated protein: protein MLGNMGNMAGMMKKVQKLQAEMAKLQEELKSRTIEVSTGGGAVKVVVNGEKRIQSIKIAPNAVDPEDVEMLEDLVTAAVNEAMTKVDDMMASEMGKLTGGLNLPPGMF from the coding sequence ATGTTGGGAAATATGGGAAATATGGCCGGTATGATGAAAAAAGTCCAAAAACTTCAAGCCGAAATGGCTAAACTGCAGGAAGAGCTGAAAAGCCGGACAATTGAAGTATCTACCGGTGGTGGAGCAGTAAAGGTGGTAGTAAACGGCGAGAAGCGTATTCAATCCATCAAAATTGCTCCCAACGCGGTTGATCCCGAAGACGTGGAAATGTTGGAAGATTTAGTGACAGCTGCTGTCAATGAAGCTATGACCAAGGTGGATGACATGATGGCTTCGGAAATGGGCAAGCTTACCGGCGGACTGAATTTACCTCCCGGTATGTTCTAA
- a CDS encoding GerMN domain-containing protein, which yields MLRQTSIWIITGLMTVLLTAGCGSMPASQNTDSSLTSGAAPVDAPASKTSNVPDTQATMVITTYQATKDAMYLIPETHTVPKNDHPAQTALELFTAGTNNPDLVTIVPAGTKVLGIKVKNHIAYANFNNALVKSNPGGSTEEMLLVAAIVDTLTEFPNIERVQILVDGKKVDTITGHMDTSAPLGRSEYIIKNQAAR from the coding sequence GTGCTTCGTCAAACTAGTATCTGGATTATAACCGGGTTGATGACTGTATTACTCACCGCAGGCTGCGGCAGCATGCCTGCATCCCAAAATACGGATAGTTCGTTGACCAGCGGCGCTGCGCCGGTTGATGCGCCGGCGTCCAAAACTTCAAATGTCCCTGACACTCAGGCGACGATGGTAATTACAACTTATCAGGCGACGAAAGATGCCATGTATTTAATTCCCGAAACCCATACGGTACCCAAAAACGATCATCCGGCGCAAACTGCACTTGAATTATTTACAGCCGGTACCAATAATCCGGACCTTGTCACAATAGTACCGGCCGGTACCAAAGTATTAGGTATAAAGGTTAAGAATCATATAGCCTATGCCAATTTTAACAATGCATTAGTTAAAAGTAATCCTGGTGGGTCGACAGAGGAGATGTTGCTGGTTGCGGCAATAGTTGATACTCTGACCGAATTCCCTAATATTGAACGAGTGCAAATTCTTGTTGACGGTAAAAAAGTCGATACGATTACCGGCCATATGGACACCAGTGCGCCCCTTGGCAGATCAGAATATATTATCAAGAATCAGGCTGCCCGTTGA